The genome window TTAGAAAAACTATAATACTAATATGAAAACACTATTTACAATTGTTGCGACAGTTGCAACTGTTTCGAGTTTTGCACAAGATGTAAAATTTGGAAAACTCTCAAAACAAGATTTCGAGAAAACAAAAAGTACAATTCAAGCTGATGCTCCTGCTGAAGTTTTATATGCTGATGGAAATTATAAAGTTAGTTTTAATACCAATCAAGGAGGTATTGAGCAAACAAAGAAAGTTTTTTATAGGATAATTGTTTTTGATAAAGATAAAACACCAGATGATGTTTTGAAAGTTGAAATTCCATTACGAAAAAACTCAGGGTCTGATCAAGATAAATTAATTACCTTAAAAGCGGTTACCTACAACCTTGAAAATGGGAAAATTATTGAACAAAAAGTCGAGAAAAAAGATATTTTCTTAGATAAAGTTCATCGTTTTATGGATAAACAAACGTTTACTTTTTCTAATGTAAAAAATGGATCAATCTTAGAATATACATACGAAATTATTTCTCCATTTTACGGAAATACTGATACGTGGTATTTTCAACAATCTATTCCTGTAGTTGCGAGTAATTTTACGATGCAAAATCAAGAATATTTTAATTATCAACAAGATTTGAGAGGTGGTTTTGCTCCGAAATTAACAAAAAATACGAAGAAAGAAACTTTTACTGCAAAACAAGGGGGCTTTAATGTCAATGAATTTCATCATACAAAAATGTCTATGTCTTCTCATGAATTAACTATCAATACTCAAACCTATTCATTAACTAATTTACCTTCCTATTCTCGTGAAGCTTATGTACTTAATCCGAGAAATATGTTAGCAAGTGTTCAATTTGAGTTAGCTTCTTTTGTTGCTCCTGGTAGTACTTCAGAAAATTTTTCTACAACATGGGAACGTATTGGAAAAGATTTGATGGATCATGAAGAGTTTGGTCGACAATTAAATGGAAATAACTTTTTAGATGAAACTGTAAATACTACAATTGCTGGAAAATCTACAAATATTGAAAAAGCTCAAGCAATTTTCGATTACGTAAAAAATAATATGGCTTGGAATGATTATTTAGGTCAATATACAGATAAAGGAATTCGAAAAGCATTTAACGAAAAATCAGGAAATTCAGCAGATATTAATCTTATGCTTACAGCTATGTTACGTAAAGC of Empedobacter falsenii contains these proteins:
- a CDS encoding DUF3857 domain-containing protein, whose product is MKTLFTIVATVATVSSFAQDVKFGKLSKQDFEKTKSTIQADAPAEVLYADGNYKVSFNTNQGGIEQTKKVFYRIIVFDKDKTPDDVLKVEIPLRKNSGSDQDKLITLKAVTYNLENGKIIEQKVEKKDIFLDKVHRFMDKQTFTFSNVKNGSILEYTYEIISPFYGNTDTWYFQQSIPVVASNFTMQNQEYFNYQQDLRGGFAPKLTKNTKKETFTAKQGGFNVNEFHHTKMSMSSHELTINTQTYSLTNLPSYSREAYVLNPRNMLASVQFELASFVAPGSTSENFSTTWERIGKDLMDHEEFGRQLNGNNFLDETVNTTIAGKSTNIEKAQAIFDYVKNNMAWNDYLGQYTDKGIRKAFNEKSGNSADINLMLTAMLRKAGLDANPIVLSTLKNGLINYSFPSRSKLNYVIVGTTIDNEFYLMDATDKNAQINLLPIRAINDRGFMVNDKGIKEVPLRNSVMTNDKISITADLKADGKLTGTFSNVRDNYFYMFDKSEIADDPKAFEKEFVEDYNFEISDFKTQDNKQNVIRHQFKFDDIKVDVAGNKILFNPFLFVANTKHNLNLDQRNYNIEFGAPTTNTNTVKIKIPEGYKVESLPTEKQFTMPDQAGGYAYKVIEKDGFIVAQAQKVIPYSILPAQYYKPLKEFLTNIINAESQQVILVKQ